From a single Stackebrandtia endophytica genomic region:
- a CDS encoding LamG-like jellyroll fold domain-containing protein, whose product MVNADGSLSPENTLTDVVFSGGGDDPFATLNQDGKTLGLRWVDALPQPVVSGNEATYPGVLPDVDLVVRALPDGFSHDFVVHTAAAAANPQLARIDMVVEHNGLDLSVAANGAIEVTDADTGEQFSVAPTPMMWDTPTTGVQTFASSTAAEQQVAELGVEFVGDVLTLTPDTEILTGDDTQYPVIIDPIWSGKKRDGEWGMVWSNFPGQISWKGSSPALGNGSNNGDAGAGQTCDSYTQLNCDSIPYRIRSFFRMNTEPVTRNANRQVLSANFKILQKHSASCSAGKARLWRTAQITASHSWNNQPSWLSDTADSAANANNGGSCGGNKYAKFDVTSIVKKVATSQNYSVTFGLRAVNESPSPALAQWRRYDSSTAVLEISYNSYAQVPTNVDTHGKGCSTDPANPLTFTTGSVKFTGIPRDPDGKVYPQFRVREATGDVNIRSYQPPATATSGKAFTWTANPPLADGDYRWRMRSGDNYAKSDQPYSSYTAYCYFTVDTEPPAQPEAILLDDDPVLGESVSFELTGPIDTQEFHYSLTHGPSQRVTATNGKATISVTPPTTTIDHILQVWVRDESGNESRRFDLLFTTRLPGEISWWPLAGDGADLGPGGNDLEIPETAEWVDDSFGQWQSAMQLDGERCASSLGSVVDTARSFTVSAWVKLDNKDSDKVVVSQAGINQSAFYLQYRQETDAWHFGVPGADEPEVVSWAVAKSSVPAQLGTWTHVTGTMDATNRMVQIYVDGILRGEAAMSFQPWASDGETWVGCSASSSGTWFPFTGAVHDVRLFDGVVTVEQAGAIAATPAAYWSLDATGVDSIGGNNLTFHGDHEWVPNRDDRPETAYGLELGNGGHAVAENVSVRSDESFTVMAWVNLNSKYDTQSIVSQSGEMRSAFKLEYGGNSDRFIFSMAQNDSDLPKWNHAYSETSPQIGQWYHITGVYDAAANRMHLYVNGMLESTTISSTEPWHGDGFTFIGAAGNSTDGAVNNFADAVIDDVAIYTGILDERRIRMAGCDPIATGCVP is encoded by the coding sequence GTGGTCAACGCCGACGGTTCGTTGTCGCCGGAGAACACGCTGACTGATGTGGTCTTCTCCGGTGGTGGAGACGATCCTTTTGCGACCTTGAACCAGGACGGTAAGACACTCGGATTGCGGTGGGTCGATGCTCTCCCGCAACCTGTGGTGTCGGGCAACGAGGCGACCTACCCCGGGGTTCTTCCCGACGTAGACCTGGTGGTCAGGGCCCTTCCCGATGGCTTCTCGCACGACTTTGTCGTGCACACCGCTGCGGCCGCCGCGAATCCCCAACTGGCCCGAATCGACATGGTGGTCGAGCACAACGGCCTAGACCTCTCCGTCGCCGCCAACGGCGCCATCGAAGTGACCGACGCCGACACCGGAGAGCAGTTCAGCGTCGCTCCGACCCCGATGATGTGGGACACGCCCACGACGGGGGTCCAGACGTTCGCGAGTAGTACCGCTGCGGAACAACAGGTTGCCGAACTCGGAGTCGAGTTCGTCGGAGACGTCCTCACCCTCACCCCCGACACCGAGATCCTCACCGGTGACGACACGCAGTACCCGGTCATCATCGACCCGATCTGGTCGGGCAAGAAGCGGGATGGCGAGTGGGGGATGGTGTGGTCGAACTTCCCCGGTCAGATCAGTTGGAAGGGTTCAAGCCCAGCACTCGGAAACGGAAGCAACAACGGTGATGCGGGCGCGGGCCAAACCTGCGACTCCTACACCCAGCTGAACTGCGATTCGATTCCATACCGCATCCGGTCGTTCTTCCGGATGAACACCGAACCGGTGACCCGCAACGCCAACCGGCAGGTGCTATCCGCGAACTTCAAGATCCTGCAGAAGCACTCGGCCAGCTGCAGCGCGGGCAAGGCCCGTCTGTGGCGGACCGCGCAGATCACCGCCTCGCATTCGTGGAATAACCAACCGTCCTGGCTGAGTGACACGGCAGATTCGGCGGCCAACGCGAACAATGGTGGTTCCTGCGGCGGAAACAAGTACGCGAAGTTCGACGTGACGTCAATCGTCAAGAAGGTCGCCACGTCGCAGAACTACTCGGTCACCTTCGGGCTTCGGGCGGTGAACGAATCGCCGTCCCCGGCCTTGGCACAGTGGCGGCGGTACGACTCGTCCACGGCCGTTCTGGAGATCTCGTACAACTCCTATGCCCAAGTCCCAACCAATGTGGATACACATGGCAAGGGATGTTCGACGGACCCCGCCAACCCGTTGACCTTCACGACGGGCTCGGTCAAGTTCACCGGTATTCCCCGTGACCCGGATGGCAAGGTGTACCCGCAGTTCCGAGTGCGAGAGGCTACTGGTGACGTCAACATTCGCAGCTATCAGCCGCCGGCCACGGCGACCAGCGGTAAGGCCTTTACCTGGACTGCAAACCCACCATTGGCAGATGGTGACTATCGGTGGCGCATGAGGTCGGGCGACAACTACGCCAAGAGCGACCAGCCCTACAGCTCCTACACCGCCTACTGCTATTTCACAGTGGACACCGAGCCCCCGGCGCAGCCCGAGGCCATCTTGTTGGACGATGATCCTGTTCTCGGGGAGAGCGTGAGCTTCGAACTGACGGGTCCTATTGACACGCAGGAGTTCCACTACAGCCTGACCCATGGACCGAGCCAACGGGTCACCGCCACCAACGGCAAGGCGACTATCAGTGTCACGCCGCCGACCACAACCATCGATCACATCCTCCAAGTATGGGTACGGGACGAGTCGGGTAATGAATCCCGTCGCTTTGACCTGTTGTTCACCACCAGACTTCCCGGTGAAATCAGCTGGTGGCCGTTGGCCGGTGACGGCGCCGACCTCGGCCCCGGCGGCAATGACCTGGAGATTCCCGAAACCGCCGAGTGGGTTGACGATTCGTTCGGACAGTGGCAATCCGCGATGCAACTGGATGGGGAACGTTGTGCCTCCAGCCTCGGTTCCGTTGTCGACACCGCGAGGTCGTTCACGGTCTCCGCATGGGTGAAGCTGGACAACAAGGACTCGGACAAAGTGGTGGTCTCTCAGGCCGGAATTAACCAGTCCGCCTTCTACCTGCAGTACCGGCAGGAAACCGATGCATGGCACTTCGGCGTGCCGGGCGCCGATGAACCTGAGGTGGTGAGTTGGGCGGTCGCCAAGTCGTCGGTGCCGGCGCAGCTGGGCACTTGGACTCACGTGACAGGCACTATGGACGCTACGAACCGAATGGTTCAAATCTATGTGGACGGCATACTCCGTGGAGAGGCCGCCATGTCGTTTCAACCATGGGCTTCCGACGGCGAAACCTGGGTCGGCTGCTCCGCGTCCAGCAGCGGTACCTGGTTTCCTTTCACCGGCGCGGTCCATGATGTGCGGTTGTTCGATGGAGTGGTGACAGTGGAGCAGGCCGGCGCGATTGCCGCGACTCCAGCGGCGTATTGGTCGCTTGATGCCACCGGTGTTGACTCGATTGGTGGAAACAACCTCACATTCCACGGAGACCACGAGTGGGTTCCGAATCGTGATGATCGACCTGAGACGGCATACGGGCTTGAATTGGGCAACGGTGGGCACGCTGTTGCCGAAAACGTGTCGGTTCGCTCAGACGAATCCTTCACCGTGATGGCCTGGGTGAATCTGAATAGCAAATATGACACTCAATCCATCGTGAGTCAATCTGGTGAAATGCGTTCAGCGTTCAAGCTTGAATATGGCGGTAATTCTGATCGGTTTATCTTCTCTATGGCGCAGAATGATTCTGATCTTCCTAAATGGAATCATGCGTACTCCGAGACTAGTCCACAGATCGGCCAGTGGTATCACATAACGGGGGTATACGATGCGGCAGCGAATCGAATGCATCTATATGTGAACGGCATGCTTGAATCTACGACAATTAGTTCGACCGAGCCATGGCACGGGGATGGATTCACTTTCATTGGTGCGGCTGGAAACAGTACTGATGGTGCGGTCAATAATTTCGCAGATGCGGTTATCGACGACGTCGCGATATACACCGGAATCCTTGACGAACGCCGGATTCGAATGGCTGGCTGCGATCCAATAGCGACCGGTTGCGTTCCGTAG
- a CDS encoding RHS repeat domain-containing protein, which translates to MPRTTRSSRSSNHWNRGALPAFRWFAVLALLVGSAVFIGGGSAPVEDPEAIPEAQLSDPVPVDEVRVEELDLEALGWADDNRTWDAGVPHWPSAAMAKLKPTATAQQVGAMPITLSASSDVGEVVVDLHDQVASEASGVNGVIIELEAERDGDVELTIDYSAFANAYGGGWASRLRIIELVDCTPGDGCGQVISVDSVNGFATRTVSATVDGTGVYALSAASGGESGDYSATDLQAAGSWSAGGSAGGFSYNYPLRTPPAAGPVPALGLGYSSQSHDGRTSGSNNQASWIGDGWSYEPGYIERTYKSCAMDQEGSNNNPDKTGDKCWDGDSDAITLSLNGTNTALVKDDSTGQWRAAADTNWKIQKLGSKATTSTATTEYWKVTTTDGTQYFFAGEAASSKSRWTVPVFGNHSGEACRASAFKDSMCQQAWRWMVDKVVDVHGNQAVYTYATETGHYGAAGDENKRTSYIRGGDLTRIDYGLRSDDASVTPTGRVLFNLADRCLTDCGTTGSPKTANWPDTPWDLTCESAPCTDQRSPSFFSSKRLDSIRTQVADGSTFRDVDSWKLEHEFKDYGDDSQVVLWLKSIQHTGHVGGSITLPKTSFAGQAMPNRVETQSGIPEIWRWRITAVTTETGGVIGVNYSEPDCGNGDLPSTEQTNSRLCYPVYWTPDQYMEAEKDWFHKYVVTSIVEQDATAGMVPITTYYEYSTAGGGVSALWAWDDGEFTDDDHRTYSQWRGYSRVTTKTGDPSEGPQLTSRTQYYRGMNDQPLPNGSKRSVQLTDSQGNTVTDHRALAGMVFEAVTFDGAVIDSASVSKYWTKRTASRSHDGGRLEAWMSGESEKTARKRLTSTAWHTTRTKTGYDDYGRVTQVDDLGDTTTAADDLCSRTEYADNTSQWILSAVARSETVSVACTASPNRPDDVVSDTRTYFDGSTTFETAPTKGLPTRTEVIDSWSSSARYQVVSTSTFDALGRLVSATDALGRETTTSYTPGGAGPVTSNTVTNPLGHTVTSYLEPAWGTVTATIDANNRRTDLTFDALGRSLEVWLPGQSKASNALPHYKFSYDVSRAAPSTITSQRLMPHLNYSTSIQVFDSLLRPIQTQSDTPVGGRLVTETDYNTRGQVVYNSGPNWDETSKPNGTFVRVEQGSDHARTFMSYDALDRTVKEEFWTSNEYRWETVYGYGGSPDGFLSTVTPPDGAVKTAVLTNARGQEIEKRQYHSGGYDATTYAYTPRGELSSVVDAVGNSWSYEYDLRGNTVRTSDPDVGVVTATYDVAGQKTSTTDARGVTVSTVYDELGRTVETWEGEAENGSLMSVHGTATWAIAMGSMAVTVRRKDPYGNARGGAVNWAAGQKGFVGGVEDPTGLVHIGARSYDPTLGKFISADPIRDFTDPQQINGYTYANANPVTMSDSTGLMRYDPVTGEGVGVPTGLKGGSGNNSGGGNTCVPGITAAACPDFVDPERPVEIALESGGNVIIFSDGTMVIDGYVIPSGHPDPYSFIYAYDQAASEFGYIGGDSLADAIRLAMIACDLLGGSLNACSYDFELILQYDYDAWELGTLLPSYLDGEPTFYSDGDEEWSAIDYALWAKMLNATGIEKRAYQKALAAGGHTSKPGGVDLPWNPMDSVMGCILGGLGIGAFVSVMVDAKIQKEKSGKLTITKTGVRGAGVAGCISGALL; encoded by the coding sequence ATGCCCAGGACGACCCGTTCATCCCGATCTTCAAATCACTGGAATCGTGGTGCCCTACCTGCATTTCGATGGTTTGCCGTACTCGCGCTGCTCGTCGGTTCGGCCGTGTTCATCGGAGGAGGTTCGGCGCCCGTCGAGGACCCGGAAGCCATACCGGAAGCACAATTGAGCGACCCGGTTCCGGTGGATGAGGTCCGGGTCGAGGAGCTAGATCTGGAAGCCTTGGGCTGGGCCGACGACAACCGCACTTGGGATGCTGGGGTGCCGCACTGGCCGTCCGCCGCGATGGCCAAGCTGAAGCCCACTGCGACTGCGCAACAAGTGGGCGCTATGCCGATCACTCTGTCGGCATCCAGCGATGTCGGTGAAGTTGTGGTGGATCTACATGATCAGGTGGCCTCGGAGGCATCCGGCGTCAACGGTGTGATCATCGAGCTCGAAGCCGAACGCGATGGTGATGTCGAACTGACGATTGACTATTCGGCGTTCGCGAATGCATACGGTGGTGGTTGGGCATCCCGGCTGCGGATCATCGAATTGGTGGACTGCACACCGGGAGATGGTTGTGGTCAGGTCATTTCCGTGGACAGTGTGAACGGCTTCGCGACCCGGACTGTATCCGCCACTGTGGATGGAACCGGCGTATATGCGTTGAGCGCGGCATCAGGAGGTGAGTCGGGTGATTACTCAGCCACCGACCTACAAGCGGCGGGTTCCTGGAGCGCAGGGGGCAGCGCTGGCGGCTTCTCTTATAACTACCCGCTTCGGACTCCGCCTGCGGCGGGACCAGTTCCGGCCCTTGGCCTTGGATACTCATCTCAATCTCATGACGGTCGCACCTCCGGCAGTAACAACCAGGCATCGTGGATTGGTGACGGTTGGAGCTACGAACCGGGATACATCGAACGAACCTACAAGTCCTGTGCGATGGACCAGGAAGGCAGCAACAACAACCCCGACAAGACCGGTGACAAATGCTGGGACGGCGACTCCGACGCGATAACCCTGTCGCTCAACGGCACCAACACCGCCCTGGTGAAGGACGACTCCACGGGCCAGTGGCGTGCCGCCGCCGATACCAACTGGAAGATTCAGAAGCTCGGCTCCAAAGCGACCACCTCCACCGCGACCACCGAGTACTGGAAAGTCACGACCACCGACGGCACCCAGTACTTCTTCGCAGGTGAGGCGGCATCCTCCAAGTCGCGCTGGACGGTACCCGTCTTCGGTAACCACTCCGGGGAAGCCTGTCGTGCCAGCGCCTTCAAGGACTCGATGTGTCAGCAGGCGTGGCGCTGGATGGTCGACAAGGTCGTTGACGTACACGGCAACCAGGCCGTCTACACCTATGCGACCGAGACCGGACACTACGGTGCCGCAGGGGATGAGAACAAGCGCACCTCCTACATTCGTGGCGGCGACCTGACCCGCATCGATTACGGTCTGCGTTCCGACGATGCATCGGTGACGCCGACCGGCCGAGTCCTGTTCAACCTGGCCGATCGGTGTCTGACCGATTGCGGCACCACCGGCTCGCCCAAGACCGCCAACTGGCCGGATACCCCCTGGGACCTCACCTGCGAGTCCGCTCCCTGCACCGATCAGCGATCGCCGTCGTTCTTCTCCTCCAAACGACTGGACTCCATTCGCACTCAGGTCGCCGACGGCAGCACCTTCCGTGACGTGGACTCCTGGAAACTGGAGCACGAGTTCAAGGACTACGGCGACGACTCCCAGGTGGTTCTGTGGCTGAAATCCATTCAGCACACCGGGCATGTCGGCGGATCGATCACCCTGCCGAAGACCTCGTTCGCCGGACAGGCCATGCCCAACCGGGTGGAGACCCAAAGTGGTATCCCGGAGATCTGGCGGTGGCGAATCACCGCCGTCACCACTGAGACCGGCGGAGTGATCGGGGTCAACTACTCGGAACCGGATTGCGGTAACGGAGACCTTCCCTCCACGGAGCAGACCAACAGCCGACTGTGTTACCCGGTGTATTGGACCCCGGACCAGTATATGGAAGCAGAGAAGGACTGGTTCCACAAGTACGTCGTGACGTCGATTGTGGAACAGGACGCTACTGCGGGAATGGTTCCGATCACCACCTACTACGAATACTCGACCGCCGGCGGCGGTGTGTCGGCGCTGTGGGCTTGGGATGACGGCGAGTTCACCGATGACGATCATCGGACCTACTCGCAATGGCGTGGCTACTCCCGGGTCACCACCAAGACCGGTGACCCGTCGGAAGGGCCGCAGCTGACCAGCCGGACCCAGTACTACCGGGGTATGAACGATCAGCCGCTTCCCAACGGCTCCAAACGCAGCGTCCAGTTGACCGACTCACAGGGCAACACCGTGACCGACCATCGCGCACTCGCCGGAATGGTTTTCGAGGCCGTCACCTTCGACGGTGCGGTGATCGACAGCGCCTCGGTTTCCAAGTACTGGACCAAACGAACCGCCAGCCGTAGCCACGACGGCGGGCGGTTGGAAGCTTGGATGAGCGGCGAGTCGGAGAAGACCGCCCGGAAACGCCTGACGAGTACAGCCTGGCACACGACACGCACCAAGACCGGCTACGACGACTACGGTCGTGTGACCCAGGTCGACGACCTGGGCGACACGACCACCGCCGCCGACGATCTGTGCAGTCGCACCGAGTACGCCGACAACACATCACAGTGGATACTCAGTGCAGTGGCGCGAAGCGAGACGGTGTCGGTGGCTTGCACAGCCAGCCCGAACCGCCCTGACGACGTGGTGTCCGACACCCGCACCTACTTTGACGGATCGACAACCTTTGAGACGGCACCGACGAAGGGTTTGCCCACCCGTACCGAGGTGATCGACTCATGGTCGAGCAGCGCCCGGTACCAGGTGGTATCAACGTCAACGTTCGATGCCTTGGGGCGACTGGTGTCGGCCACTGACGCACTCGGCCGTGAGACGACCACGAGCTACACGCCCGGGGGAGCGGGTCCTGTCACGAGCAACACGGTGACGAATCCACTGGGACACACCGTCACCTCATACCTGGAACCCGCCTGGGGAACCGTTACCGCGACCATCGATGCCAACAATCGCCGGACCGACCTGACCTTCGACGCGCTGGGACGATCGCTTGAGGTCTGGCTGCCGGGGCAGTCCAAGGCATCGAATGCGTTGCCGCACTACAAGTTCAGCTATGACGTATCGCGGGCCGCTCCGTCGACCATCACGTCGCAGCGACTGATGCCGCATTTGAACTATTCGACGTCGATTCAGGTGTTTGATTCGCTGTTGCGTCCTATTCAGACTCAGTCGGACACCCCGGTCGGCGGCCGATTGGTCACCGAAACGGACTACAACACCCGGGGCCAGGTGGTGTACAACTCGGGCCCGAACTGGGACGAAACCTCGAAGCCGAACGGAACTTTCGTACGGGTGGAACAGGGCAGCGATCACGCGCGGACGTTCATGTCCTACGACGCCCTCGACCGGACCGTCAAGGAGGAGTTCTGGACAAGCAACGAGTACCGCTGGGAAACCGTATACGGGTACGGTGGCTCACCTGACGGATTCCTGTCTACGGTCACTCCGCCAGACGGTGCGGTTAAGACGGCCGTCCTAACCAATGCCCGCGGCCAGGAGATCGAGAAACGGCAATACCACAGTGGCGGGTATGACGCGACCACGTATGCGTATACGCCCCGGGGAGAACTCTCCAGTGTGGTCGATGCAGTCGGAAACTCCTGGTCTTATGAGTACGACCTGCGAGGAAACACTGTCCGGACCAGCGACCCCGACGTCGGCGTGGTCACCGCCACCTACGATGTCGCCGGCCAGAAGACCTCGACGACGGATGCCCGTGGTGTGACTGTCTCTACGGTCTACGACGAGTTGGGTCGTACTGTCGAAACTTGGGAAGGTGAGGCTGAAAACGGCAGCCTGATGAGCGTCCATGGCACCGCGACCTGGGCGATAGCCATGGGATCGATGGCCGTGACGGTGCGGCGGAAGGACCCATACGGCAATGCCCGTGGCGGTGCGGTCAACTGGGCCGCTGGACAGAAGGGCTTCGTCGGCGGCGTCGAGGACCCGACCGGACTGGTCCATATCGGAGCCCGCTCCTACGACCCGACCCTCGGCAAGTTCATCTCCGCCGACCCTATCCGCGATTTCACCGACCCCCAACAGATCAACGGCTACACCTACGCCAACGCCAACCCCGTAACCATGAGCGACTCCACCGGCCTGATGCGATACGACCCAGTAACCGGCGAGGGCGTTGGGGTGCCGACCGGCTTGAAAGGCGGCAGTGGAAACAACTCGGGTGGTGGCAATACGTGTGTGCCGGGTATTACTGCAGCTGCCTGTCCAGATTTTGTCGATCCGGAAAGGCCCGTTGAAATCGCACTTGAGAGCGGAGGAAATGTAATAATATTTTCAGATGGGACCATGGTGATTGATGGATATGTGATCCCGTCTGGCCACCCGGATCCGTACTCATTCATATATGCGTACGATCAGGCTGCGAGTGAGTTCGGATACATTGGTGGCGATTCGCTTGCCGATGCGATTCGGCTTGCAATGATAGCTTGTGACCTTCTGGGGGGAAGCCTCAATGCTTGTAGCTATGACTTCGAACTTATTCTGCAGTATGACTACGATGCCTGGGAGCTAGGTACGCTTCTTCCGTCATATTTGGATGGCGAGCCAACGTTTTACAGTGACGGTGATGAAGAATGGAGCGCGATAGATTATGCGTTGTGGGCAAAGATGCTTAATGCAACAGGAATTGAGAAGCGGGCTTATCAGAAGGCACTGGCCGCTGGTGGACACACAAGCAAACCCGGAGGTGTGGACTTGCCTTGGAATCCAATGGACTCGGTGATGGGTTGTATACTTGGAGGGCTCGGAATCGGGGCGTTTGTGAGTGTCATGGTTGACGCAAAGATTCAAAAGGAAAAAAGTGGGAAACTGACAATCACGAAAACCGGCGTCAGAGGTGCAGGAGTGGCTGGATGTATTTCTGGCGCGCTGTTGTAA
- a CDS encoding GlcG/HbpS family heme-binding protein has protein sequence MDLTNTSVRKRIAVGAITGLVVVGGALGVSGYASGDDDTTQQRTEVVTVADVDEGATTTAYQLSHESALQVLEAAQAKAGELEQRVTIAIVDRAGNTIALIKGDGAGPQSADSAIAKAYTSAAWGQPTSGLTDAATGDGPSIDDIPNTLFLPGGVPITVDGTPIAGIGVGGAPSGDIDEEIALAGLEALELG, from the coding sequence ATGGACCTCACCAACACCTCGGTACGGAAGCGGATCGCCGTCGGCGCCATCACCGGACTGGTCGTCGTGGGCGGCGCGCTGGGCGTCAGCGGCTACGCCTCCGGCGACGACGACACCACGCAGCAGCGCACCGAAGTCGTGACCGTCGCCGACGTCGACGAGGGCGCCACCACCACCGCCTACCAGCTCAGTCACGAGTCGGCCCTGCAGGTTCTCGAGGCGGCTCAGGCCAAGGCCGGCGAACTCGAACAGCGCGTCACCATCGCCATCGTGGACCGGGCGGGCAACACCATCGCACTGATCAAGGGCGACGGGGCAGGCCCGCAGTCGGCGGACTCGGCGATCGCGAAGGCCTACACCTCGGCCGCCTGGGGCCAGCCCACCAGCGGCCTGACCGACGCGGCCACCGGCGACGGACCGTCCATCGACGACATTCCGAACACCCTGTTCCTCCCCGGCGGCGTCCCGATCACCGTCGACGGCACCCCGATCGCCGGCATCGGAGTAGGAGGCGCCCCCAGCGGCGACATCGACGAGGAGATCGCCTTGGCCGGCCTGGAGGCCCTGGAGCTCGGCTGA
- a CDS encoding sensor histidine kinase yields the protein MTKRAWLNGAMHAGFFLLLAASTARLLARHELTDQLTLAALIITVVLAVLYGGGVVLWNRLGAGNLLWLGSVLSVYVALVLVAPAFAWCAIPLYFLCLRLMTARATVIAAVALTAAVIAGQLRITQVVEPSLVLAPLGIAAMITAVFWVLQTEIRWRQQLINELTVARDSLAAEQIHSGVLAERQRLAREIHDTVAQGLSSISMLLQAADRGWESPRARGLVAQAAAVADENLAEARRVVHDLSPARLDDTALPEALRGLCSDVTDRTGLSVEFRTDGASATVAEEVSTVLLRVAQAALGNVVEHARADHAVVTLSHLASGLVLEVTDDGGGFDSATSTPHRGFGIPGMHARVSDAGGDLVVRSVPGEGTTVTATIPSGDGRERR from the coding sequence GTGACCAAACGTGCCTGGTTGAACGGAGCGATGCACGCCGGGTTCTTCCTGCTGTTGGCGGCGTCGACGGCTCGCCTGTTGGCTCGGCACGAACTGACCGACCAGTTGACGCTCGCGGCGTTGATCATCACCGTGGTCCTGGCCGTGTTGTACGGCGGCGGAGTCGTACTGTGGAACCGGCTCGGAGCCGGAAACCTGCTGTGGCTGGGGTCGGTTCTCTCCGTCTACGTCGCCCTGGTGCTGGTCGCTCCGGCCTTCGCCTGGTGTGCGATCCCGCTGTACTTCCTGTGCCTGCGGTTGATGACGGCGCGGGCGACGGTCATCGCCGCCGTGGCGTTGACGGCGGCGGTCATCGCCGGTCAGCTGCGCATAACCCAGGTGGTGGAGCCGAGTCTGGTGTTGGCGCCGCTGGGGATCGCCGCGATGATCACCGCGGTGTTCTGGGTGTTGCAGACCGAGATCCGGTGGCGGCAGCAGCTCATCAACGAGCTCACGGTGGCTCGCGACTCGTTGGCCGCCGAACAGATCCACTCCGGCGTGTTGGCGGAGCGGCAACGCCTGGCGCGGGAGATCCATGACACCGTGGCGCAGGGGTTGTCGAGTATCAGCATGTTGTTGCAGGCGGCCGATCGTGGCTGGGAGTCACCGCGGGCCCGTGGTCTGGTGGCGCAGGCGGCCGCCGTCGCCGATGAGAACCTGGCGGAGGCCCGCAGGGTGGTTCACGATCTCAGCCCGGCCCGGCTCGACGACACCGCGCTTCCCGAGGCGCTGCGCGGGTTGTGTTCCGACGTCACCGATCGCACCGGGTTGTCGGTGGAATTTCGGACCGACGGTGCCTCGGCCACCGTCGCGGAGGAGGTGTCGACGGTTCTGTTGAGGGTTGCCCAGGCCGCGCTGGGCAACGTCGTCGAACACGCGCGGGCCGACCATGCCGTGGTGACGTTGTCCCACCTCGCATCGGGCCTGGTCCTGGAGGTCACCGACGACGGCGGCGGTTTCGACTCGGCCACGTCGACGCCTCACCGCGGCTTCGGGATACCGGGAATGCACGCGAGGGTGAGCGATGCCGGCGGGGACCTGGTCGTGCGCAGCGTGCCCGGCGAGGGCACCACGGTGACGGCGACGATTCCATCGGGTGACGGGCGGGAGCGGCGATGA
- a CDS encoding response regulator, with the protein MRLFLVDDHPVVRAGLSALVEGEPDMEIVGEAGDAETAVAGVRATAPEVVLMDIQLSDGPDGIETTRRLLQLPDPPRVLILTTYESDADIRRAVDVGATGYLLKACPPEELFAAIRSAAKGESALSPKVAARVMSHARSGPPSLTGREAEILNLLAKGLGNRAIATRLYVTEATVKTHLVHIFGKLGVDNRTAAVAVAVERGLIRLS; encoded by the coding sequence ATGAGACTGTTTCTTGTGGATGATCACCCGGTGGTGCGAGCCGGTTTGTCGGCACTCGTCGAGGGGGAGCCGGACATGGAGATCGTCGGCGAGGCCGGGGATGCGGAGACCGCGGTGGCCGGGGTCCGCGCGACGGCGCCCGAGGTCGTTCTCATGGACATCCAATTGTCCGACGGGCCCGACGGCATCGAGACGACTCGGCGGCTACTGCAACTACCGGACCCGCCGAGGGTGCTCATCCTCACCACCTATGAGTCCGATGCGGACATACGCCGGGCCGTAGACGTCGGTGCGACCGGGTATCTGTTGAAAGCTTGTCCGCCCGAGGAGCTGTTCGCCGCGATCCGGTCGGCGGCAAAGGGGGAGAGTGCGTTGTCCCCGAAGGTCGCGGCGCGGGTGATGAGCCACGCCCGCTCCGGCCCGCCCAGCTTGACCGGACGGGAGGCCGAGATCCTGAACCTGTTGGCAAAGGGGCTCGGCAACCGGGCCATCGCCACTCGGCTCTACGTCACCGAGGCGACGGTCAAGACCCACCTGGTGCACATCTTCGGGAAACTGGGCGTCGACAACCGGACGGCGGCAGTGGCCGTGGCCGTGGAGCGGGGGCTGATCCGATTGTCGTGA